A window of Campylobacter ureolyticus contains these coding sequences:
- the yedF gene encoding sulfurtransferase-like selenium metabolism protein YedF has translation MSSFYDGKVTYTLDLQGEACPLPAIALIDALPNLKKGEVLELICDCPQSINSIPYDAKNRGFEVLSVEQDGPTIRFIIKHP, from the coding sequence ATGAGTAGTTTTTATGATGGCAAAGTAACTTATACACTTGATTTACAAGGTGAAGCATGTCCTCTGCCAGCAATTGCCTTAATTGATGCTTTGCCAAATTTAAAAAAAGGTGAAGTTTTAGAGCTAATTTGTGATTGCCCACAAAGTATAAATTCAATTCCATACGATGCTAAAAATCGTGGTTTTGAAGTTTTAAGTGTAGAGCAAGATGGCCCAACAATTAGATTTATTATAAAGCATCCTTAA
- a CDS encoding DUF4198 domain-containing protein, with translation MKKFATFVLLACLSSSLLAHDLWVWGENNGDKFGADLIYGHDFPNPEKIADERTVLFDNVKVISNEGEQILSQAGENYHFEGKSLKDGVYIINAYYKPTPWIQKSDGSWDMNKTRKDTNDAVKYCGVSTMQSKALIKLGDSKDSKIITKPLKRGLEFLPLFDSVDEIKEGNLIKFKLMLNGNSVKNASVYASYGGYATNDMAQAGYAKTDLDGNFEFRPLKKGLWYLKATVNTNSNNKDCEINNDKATIVFEVK, from the coding sequence ATGAAAAAATTTGCAACTTTTGTTTTATTGGCTTGCTTAAGCTCATCACTTTTAGCTCACGATCTTTGGGTTTGGGGAGAAAATAATGGTGATAAATTCGGTGCTGATTTAATTTATGGACATGATTTTCCAAATCCTGAAAAAATAGCTGATGAAAGAACTGTTTTGTTTGATAATGTCAAGGTTATATCAAATGAAGGTGAACAAATTTTATCCCAAGCTGGTGAAAACTATCACTTTGAGGGAAAATCTTTAAAAGATGGAGTTTATATCATAAATGCTTACTATAAACCAACTCCTTGGATACAAAAAAGTGATGGAAGTTGGGATATGAATAAAACTAGAAAAGATACCAATGACGCGGTTAAATATTGTGGTGTTTCTACAATGCAAAGCAAAGCTTTAATTAAATTAGGCGATTCAAAAGATTCAAAAATTATAACAAAACCTTTAAAAAGAGGCTTAGAGTTTTTACCACTTTTTGACAGCGTTGATGAGATAAAAGAAGGTAATCTTATCAAATTTAAACTTATGCTAAATGGAAATTCGGTTAAAAATGCTTCTGTTTATGCAAGTTATGGTGGTTATGCAACTAATGATATGGCTCAAGCTGGATATGCAAAAACAGATCTTGATGGCAATTTTGAATTTCGCCCACTTAAAAAAGGACTTTGGTATTTAAAAGCCACAGTAAATACAAACTCAAATAATAAAGATTGTGAGATAAATAACGATAAAGCAACAATTGTTTTTGAGGTTAAATAA
- the acpS gene encoding holo-ACP synthase yields MLGVDIVSIKRISNLKEKYGLKFLKRVLNDSEISLVKSDETLAGFFAAKEAVSKALGVGIGNEFSFLDIEIYKSDKNAPLIKFKDEIKTKFKIKDSNLSISHDGGFAIAAVMIETQ; encoded by the coding sequence ATGCTTGGAGTTGATATAGTAAGCATAAAAAGAATTTCAAATTTAAAAGAAAAATATGGATTGAAATTTCTAAAAAGAGTTTTAAACGACAGTGAAATAAGCTTAGTAAAAAGTGATGAAACCTTAGCGGGGTTTTTTGCCGCAAAAGAAGCTGTTTCAAAAGCTCTTGGTGTTGGGATTGGAAATGAATTTTCGTTTTTAGATATTGAAATTTATAAAAGTGATAAAAACGCTCCTCTTATAAAATTTAAAGATGAAATAAAAACCAAATTTAAAATAAAAGACTCAAATCTTAGCATAAGCCACGATGGAGGTTTTGCCATCGCAGCTGTTATGATAGAAACTCAATAA